A genomic stretch from Lathyrus oleraceus cultivar Zhongwan6 chromosome 2, CAAS_Psat_ZW6_1.0, whole genome shotgun sequence includes:
- the LOC127121741 gene encoding pyrophosphate-energized vacuolar membrane proton pump 1 encodes MSHSFLSNICLFATDFFEIKLVKEIEPALKKQLVISTVLMTVGIAIVSWIALPSTFTIFNFGEQKVVKNWQLFLCVSVGLWAGLIIGFVTEYYTSNAYSPVQDVADSCRTGAATNVIFGLALGYKSVIIPIFAIAISIFVSFSFAAMYGVAIDALGMLSTIATGLAIDAYGPISDNAGGIAEMAGMSHRIRERTDALDAAGNTTAAIGKGFAIGSAALVSLALFGAFVSRAGVTTVDVLTPKVFIGLIVGAMLPYWFSAMTMKSVGSAALKMVEEVRRQFNTIPGLMEGTAKPDYATCVTISTDASIKEMIPPGALVMLTPLIVGIFFGVETLSGVLAGSLVSGVQVINVWYPLSAACNTININS; translated from the exons ATGAGCCATTCATTTTTGTCTAATATATGTTTGTTTGCAACCGACTTTTTTGAGATCAAACTTGTAAAGGAAATTGAGCCAGCATTGAAAAAACAACTTGTTATTTCAACAGTACTGATGACTGTTGGAATTGCAATTGTTAGTTGGATAGCACTCCCATCTACCTTCACCATCTTCAATTTTGGAGAGCAGAAAGTTGTCAAGAACTG GCAGCTATTCTTGTGTGTTTCTGTTGGTCTTTGGGCAGGGCTTATCATTGGATTTGTTACTGAATACTATACCAGCAATGCATACAG CCCTGTGCAAGATGTTGCTGATTCCTGCAGGACTGGTGCTGCTACCAATGTTATCTTTGGTCTTGCCTTGGGATACAAGTCTGTTATCATTCCAATTTTTGCCATTGCAATTAGTATTTTTGTAAGTTTCAGTTTTGCTGCTATGTATGGTGTTGCTATTGATGCACTTGGAATGTTGAGTACTATAGCAACCGGATTAGCCATCGATGCATATGGTCCAATCAGTGACAATGCCGGAGGTATTGCTGAGATGGCTGGAATGAGTCACAGAATTCGTGAGAGAACCGATGCTCTTGATGCTGCAGGAAACACAACTGCTGCCATTGGAAAG GGGTTTGCTATTGGTTCTGCCGCCCTTGTGTCTTTGGCCCTTTTTGGTGCCTTTGTGAGCCGTGCTGGTGTTACAACCGTCGATGTCCTGACTCCCAAGGTTTTCATCGGTCTGATTGTGGGCGCCATGCTCCCTTACTGGTTTTCTGCCATGACCATGAAGAGTGTCGGAAGTGCAGCATTGAAGATGGTTGAGGAAGTTCGCAGGCAATTCAACACGATTCCTGGATTGATGGAGGGAACTGCGAAACCTGACTATGCCACATGTGTGACAATCTCCACCGACGCTTCCATCAAAGAAATGATCCCACCTGGTGCCCTTGTTATGCTAACACCCCTTATTGTTGGGATCTTTTTTGGTGTTGAAACACTTTCTGGTGTCCTTGCCGGATCATTAGTTTCTGGTGTACAGGTAATTAATGTTTGGTACCCACTGTCTGCTGCTTGTAATACAATCAATATTAATTCATGA